The Caballeronia sp. M1242 nucleotide sequence CGCTCGGCGTGCGCTTCGTCCATCGCCCAGCCTTCATAGAGACAGCAAAGGATGGCCGACGAGCGCACGGGCGGCGACGGCTCGCGCGGATTCCCGAACGGCGGCCCCGCGTGAAGCAGGGTGAAGTCCGGCAGACACACGGCGTCGCGCGCCGCCACGACCGCACGCCATTGCGGACGCACCGCGTGAATTCGGCTCAACGCGCGTGCGTTGGCATCGTCGGCGCGCATGGTCAGCGGGCCGCGAAGCTGAACAGTCCGCGCAGGCGCGACCACAGCATCTTCCAGAACAGATTGCCGACGTCGAGCGGCGCGTTCGCCGGTCTCACCGCGTTGGCCGATGCCGGACGCTCAGCGGGACGCTCAGCCGGACGCGCTTCCAGGGGCGCTTGCGCAGCGGCCGCAATGTGCTCCGCCGGCGCGACGGGTGCCTCAGCTTCCTGCACCACGGCCTGCACCGGCGCGCTGTCGGATGCCGCGCCCGCCTCGTCGAGCTTCGCCTTCAGATTGGCCGCGAACGCTTCGGTCATGCGCGTCGCCAGCTCCTTCACGATGCCGCCACGCGAAAACTGCGCGAGGCTCCCGCCGATCGTGTAGTCCACTTTCACGTCGACACGCGTCTCGTTTGCCGCCGTGGCCTCGAGTGCGAACGACGCTACGCCCTTCACGCGCGACGAACTCTTGCGGTCCACGCCCGTTCCGGTAATGCTGCCGCGATACTGCGCATCGTCGAGCTTCATCTCGCCGTCGCCCGCGAAAGACGCGACGATCGGGCCGAGCTTGACGGTCATCGCGAGCTTGAGCATGCCGTTGTCGACCGGCGCCGTGAGCGACGCGCCCGGCAGGCACGCGACAATCTCCGGCGTGTCGTGAAAGCGCGCCCAGACGGCATCCCGCGGATACGGGACGGTGAAGCTTTGTTCGATTTCCATTGCGTACGGGTTCCGTATCGGTTCTCAGGCGGTCACGGCCGCGACCGCAAGCGGCACCGCTGCGTGGGCGCGACGCGCATCGAGCACGCGGCGGATCGCGCGGACGATGCCCACGTAACCAGTGCACCGGCAGAGGTTGCCGGAGAGTTCGAGGCGCACGCGGGCGTCGTCGGCGTCGGGCAGGCGGGTCACGATGTCGCGCGCCGTCATCAGCATGCCCGGCGTGCAGTAGCCGCATTGCAGCGCGTGCTCGGCGCTGAACGCAGCGC carries:
- a CDS encoding SRPBCC family protein, which encodes MEIEQSFTVPYPRDAVWARFHDTPEIVACLPGASLTAPVDNGMLKLAMTVKLGPIVASFAGDGEMKLDDAQYRGSITGTGVDRKSSSRVKGVASFALEATAANETRVDVKVDYTIGGSLAQFSRGGIVKELATRMTEAFAANLKAKLDEAGAASDSAPVQAVVQEAEAPVAPAEHIAAAAQAPLEARPAERPAERPASANAVRPANAPLDVGNLFWKMLWSRLRGLFSFAAR